The genomic interval GTCGTCTCGGGCCGCACCGGGTAGTCCTCGTCGACGGGCACGTACGGCGGCGGCACGTCGAACGGCAGCCCCAGCAGGGTCTCGCTCGACGCCCACACCACGTTCCTGATCCCGGCGACGCGCGCGGCCCGGAACACGTTGTACGTGGCGGGCACGTTGTTCGCGAACGTCGCCGCGTCGGGCGCGAGGCCCGGTGCGGGGATCGCGGCGAGGTGCACGACGGCGGTGGCGGGCGCCGACTCGTCGAACCCGGTGACCAGCTCGACGACCTGGCCGAGGTCGGTCAGGTCGGCTCGCACGAACCGCGCGGGCAGCGGCTCGGGCGGCGGCGTGCGGTCGGCGGCCACGACGTCCCAGCCGTGCTCGGCGAGGTGCCGGACGACGGCCGGTCCCAGCCGCCCGCTGGCCCCGGTGACGACCACGCGCCCCGAGGTCGCGTGGTGCGGGAGGGTCGCGGCCATCAGGCGCGTGCCGCGCGGTTGACCGCCGAGACGATGGCCTTCAGGGACGCGGTCGTGATCGACGGGTCGACACCCACGCCCCACAGCACGTCGTCGCCGACGAGGGCCTCGACGTACGCGGCGGCGCAC from Xylanimonas allomyrinae carries:
- a CDS encoding NAD-dependent epimerase/dehydratase family protein, encoding MAATLPHHATSGRVVVTGASGRLGPAVVRHLAEHGWDVVAADRTPPPEPLPARFVRADLTDLGQVVELVTGFDESAPATAVVHLAAIPAPGLAPDAATFANNVPATYNVFRAARVAGIRNVVWASSETLLGLPFDVPPPYVPVDEDYPVRPETTYSLGKAVEEEMARHLTRWDPSLKLVGLRFSNVMLPEDYAQFPGWQDDASKRRWNLWGYIDARDGAQAVRLALEADLTGWEAFIVANGDTVMERDSASLLAEHFPEVPLKRPVHGRETLLSIDKARRVLGYEPQHSWLAARD